The region AGAGTTAACCCAACTGTTACAAACTGGACAAACCAAGACACTCGAATCTGGGCACTACGTCCTTGATTTTGAATACAATGAGCACCTATATACTTATGAAGTGACACTTGATAACTATCATATCATCAATCAAGATTTAAGTTCTAGAGAAGGTGCCTTATCCATTCCACTACAAATTAAAAACATCAACGAAAAAATTCGTTATGTTCTTCCTGTTTCACTCATCAGACAACAACAAATTAAAGAAAACTCACTAAACTTCTTAAGTGATAACACCTTAGAAAGACTAGCCTATATTTATCAATTTCAAAAAGAGCGTTTCGATATTCTAAAAGCCTTATACCAACTGATATTTGAAGAAGTCGAAGACTTGACCTTTGAAACAATTGAAAATCAATATGTTCTACGTCTAAAAGATAAATCAGGTGCTACGCTGACGCACCACAACTTATCAGATGGGATGCTTAAAACACTTATCTACTTAAGTGAAGTAACCTTAGCTAAACCCGGAACAGTCTTATTAATTGATGAATTTGAAAATGGTTTAGGCCTTAATTGCTTAGGACTCATTCTAGAAGAGATGATTCAAAAACAAGGAATTCAAATGATTTTAACCAGCCATCATCCCTATATCATTAATAACATTACACCTTCTTGTTGGGTCATTGTTCATCGAATCGACTCTATCGTTTCAAATAAAACAGCAATCGAACTCGGCATTGGTCAAACCAAATACGATGCCTTTTTTGAACTCATGAACCGACTTGAATACGAAGGAGTCTTCTAACATGAATCTCTACATTCTCGTTGAAGACGGAAAATCTGGTCATAAAATCATCGATAACTGGATTGGCAATTTAATGCCTTCTCTCACACGAGTTGCCACTGTTAATGAGGTGACTGACCAAAATTATGTCATCTTTAGTGGGCTCGGTTATCCACGTCTTCTTGGAACAGATCCTAGCTCACCTTCTCGAAATATTCTAGGACAAACCATTGAAACCATCAATCGAAGTCATAAATTCAACTACCTTCTCATCTTCTTAGATGGAGATGATGAAGGCGTCATGGCTCGTAAACAGATAACAATTAATAAAATCAAAAACTATCCACATGCCTTATCTTGTCCCTATCAAATATTCGTTCAAAATAAATGCATTGAAACCTGGTTACTCGGTAATCGTGACTACTTCCCAACCAGTTACAGTAAAGCCTTTGCCCCTTTTGCTAATCATTATAATGTGGCAATCCAGGACCCTGAACTCATGGAAAAAGATAATCGTGGCCTCGTCAGTACAAATGCTCTATATCATGAACGATACTTAAGACAAATGATGCAAGAAGTCGGTCTTCACTACATGAAATCTCGGGCTCATCCTGTGATGTATAGTCTTGAGTTCATTGAAGGCCTTCAAAAAAGAGTTTTTGAAACAGATGACTTACGAAGTTTAAAAGAATTTTTTGAGTTCATCCAAAAACTAAATGACACGACTTTAGCCCCTAACGGCCAGTGACGGGCTTTTTAACGCTCATCTTTAGACCGTACGAGAGATGAGTCTTCATGATTCTAATCCTTTCATCTCAAGAGAAAGGATTAGGCCGAAGTCAATCAGGTTACTTAACATCGTACTTTCCTCGCGATACTTATAGGTAATCTAAATTTTAAATCAATCAAAGTTTTCTAAAAATCAAGAAAACTTATCGTCACTGATATAGGATAAAAAATAAAAATATAGTAAAATGACAACAAAGACTATAAAAGCGAGGGAAGAACATGCAAGCACAATGGACCATTCAATTAGACACCCATCTCTACGGTTGTTTCAATACATCCTTATTAATTTGCGAAGAAGACAATGCTCGATACGCGACTGATGAAGAACAAATAGACTTTTTAAATCGCCTCATTCAAATTGACTTAGAAGAATTAAAAGATGCTTATTTAATCGAACGATTAGATATTTTTAGAGAACATCTAATGGCTTTAAATTTCACACCAGAATTCTTCCATTGTTGGAATGAAGTAGCGCCTAATAGCTATACAGAATATTTAAAAATTGAGCATCAAGAGAATAAAAAAATCGTGGCTTGCTTTAAAGTCAACACGACGCAAGGGATCAAAAATCAGGAAATCATCGATCTTGTGGGTGAGATTGAAAGTATCAGTGTAACCAAATATGAAATTGCAAAAGATTCTAAAATTGGATCCATTAAACTTCAACTATTAGATTTAGGGATTCATGAATTAAAGGCATAAAAAAGACGGGGTGAGTCCCCGTCTTTTTTTTATTCTTCATCTTCAGTTAATGTTTTGCGTCCATAGAACACATCTTTATCAATATGATTATATTTTTTTCCAATTAAAACAGCTGTTGTTAATGTTCCGTTTACATTTAACATCGTACGTCCCATATCTAAAATCGGATCAACCGCAATAACTCCTGCAATCAGTGGGAAATAAGCTCCCATTCCCATTCCTGATAACACAACTGAAATCGCCATCGTTGCAGACCCAGGAATTCCAGCAATTCCAAATGAAGCTAACGCAATCACTAAGACTAACATCGCAATAAAGCTTAAATCAATCGGTGTTCCCGTCATGTTAGCTACCATGACCGCGACTAATGCAGGATAAAGTCCCGCACATCCATTCATTCCAGCATTAGATCCTAAACTTCCAACAAAAGTAGCCGTTCCGTTATCAAGTCCAACATTATCGGTTAGCTTTTCAATACTTACAGGTAATGTTCCAAGACTTGAACGTGAAGTAAAGGCTAATACTAAGGCATCTAATACATTTTTAACGTAACGGAATGGATTTAATCCATTCATTGCAATTAAGATTAATTGCACCACAAACATCACAGCGACTCCAACATACAGGGCAATAATAAAGTCAAACACTTGTCCTAAAGCTGACATTCCACGTCCCGCAATCGTATTTGCTAGTAGGGCAATCACGGCATATGGCATCCATTTGATGATTGTCATCGCAACACTTAAAATGATTTTATAGAAAGCTTCTACAAAATCAATAAATGGCTTCACCACATCATAATACTTTTTCGTTTGACGTTTCGTCGCAATTCCTAAAAAAGCCGCAAAAATAACAACTGCTACCACATTTCCTTCTGCCATCGCTGCAATTGGATTAGATGGAATTAGCCCACGAAGTGTATCAACAATTGAACTCACTTCACGAATAGAAACATCACCCTCCATTAACGTTGTGCTAACCCCTAACTTAAATAAGTTTCCAATGATTAATCCAATAATCGCCGCAATCGTTGTTGTTCCAACTAACGTCAACAAGGTTCTAGCTGTCATCGCTCCTAAATTTTCTCCCTCTTTCATGTTAATAATAACACGAATAATTGAGAAGAAAATAAGTGGGACAACTAACATTTTTAATAAATCCATGAATCCGTTTGCCACTAATCCATACCACTTATTAATTTCTGCAATAAATGGAACATCCATCGGAACATCTGGGAATCCGCCTACAACTTGAATTAATAATCCAAGTACAAGACCAATCGCAGTTGCCGATAACATACGTGTTGAAAATTTAACTTTCTTTTTTTCAAATTGCTTCATCACAAAGAATAAAGCAATTAAAATCGCAATAAAAATAACCGTTCGAATATCGGTTAAATATAAGAAATCTGTAAAAAATGAACTTGTCATCCGTTCACTTCCCTCCTATTCAATTTGTCAAGTGTCTTTTATTTTACAATGATGCTTTTAATTTAGCAACTAATATAATAACTATTTTTCATAATAATGATTAACATTCACAATCATTAAGTCATCTGATTCAATACAAACTTCATTTTAAACG is a window of Turicibacter sanguinis DNA encoding:
- a CDS encoding AAA family ATPase, with the translated sequence MKIHRLIVNSTNSLSIEPIDFHSLTLLVGVSGSGKSQVLHYIKELTQLLQTGQTKTLESGHYVLDFEYNEHLYTYEVTLDNYHIINQDLSSREGALSIPLQIKNINEKIRYVLPVSLIRQQQIKENSLNFLSDNTLERLAYIYQFQKERFDILKALYQLIFEEVEDLTFETIENQYVLRLKDKSGATLTHHNLSDGMLKTLIYLSEVTLAKPGTVLLIDEFENGLGLNCLGLILEEMIQKQGIQMILTSHHPYIINNITPSCWVIVHRIDSIVSNKTAIELGIGQTKYDAFFELMNRLEYEGVF
- a CDS encoding cation:dicarboxylate symporter family transporter — encoded protein: MTSSFFTDFLYLTDIRTVIFIAILIALFFVMKQFEKKKVKFSTRMLSATAIGLVLGLLIQVVGGFPDVPMDVPFIAEINKWYGLVANGFMDLLKMLVVPLIFFSIIRVIINMKEGENLGAMTARTLLTLVGTTTIAAIIGLIIGNLFKLGVSTTLMEGDVSIREVSSIVDTLRGLIPSNPIAAMAEGNVVAVVIFAAFLGIATKRQTKKYYDVVKPFIDFVEAFYKIILSVAMTIIKWMPYAVIALLANTIAGRGMSALGQVFDFIIALYVGVAVMFVVQLILIAMNGLNPFRYVKNVLDALVLAFTSRSSLGTLPVSIEKLTDNVGLDNGTATFVGSLGSNAGMNGCAGLYPALVAVMVANMTGTPIDLSFIAMLVLVIALASFGIAGIPGSATMAISVVLSGMGMGAYFPLIAGVIAVDPILDMGRTMLNVNGTLTTAVLIGKKYNHIDKDVFYGRKTLTEDEE